GGCACCGCGGCACCGGCCGCGGCCGTGGCCGCGACCGAACAGTTCGCCGCCATGTTCACCAAGCTGGGCGGGCTCATGGCCGAGCGCGTGACCGACCTGAACGACGTACGCGACCGGGTCGTCGCCGAGCTGTTGGGAGTGCCGGAACCGGGCGTGCCCGAACCCGACGTGCCGTCGGTCCTGCTGGCCGACGACCTCGCACCCGCCGACACCGCGGGACTGGATCCGACCCGGATCACCGCGCTCGTCACCCGACTCGGCGGCCCGACGAGTCATACCGCGATCATCGCCCGCCAGTTGGGGATTCCGTGCATCGTCGCGGTCACCGGCCTGGCATCGGTGCCGGCAGGCACCAGCGTCCTGGTCGACGGCACGGCGGGCACGATGGAGATCGAGCCCGACGCGGCGAGTGCCGAGTCCGACGTCGAGGAGAGTCGACGCAGTGCCGCCGCCATCGCCGACTGGTCCGGTCCGGGCCGGACCGCGGACGGACACGAGGTGGCCGTGCTGGCCAACGTGGCGGACGGGACGTCGGCGCGCACGGCGACCGGATACCCCGTCGAGGGAGTGGGGCTGTTCCGGACCGAACTGGCGTTCCTCGACCGCACGGACGCACCGACGGTGGAAGAGCAGACCACGCTCTACAGCGAGGTGATCGATGCGTTCCCCGGCCAGAAGGTGGTCATCCGCACGCTCGACGCCGGGTCGGACAAGCCGCTGAAGTTCGTCACCCAGCTCAACGAGGCCAATCCCGCACTCGGTGTGCGGGGCAACCGGATCGCCCTCGACCACCCCGAGATCCGGGCGACGCAGCTGGACGCGATCGCGGCCGCGGCGGCGAAGAGTACGGCCGAACCCTGGGTCATGGCGCCGATGATCGCATCGGCCGCGGAGGCCGCCGAGTTCGCCGGTGAGGTGCGCAGCCGCGGGCTGGTCGCGGGAGTGATGATCGAGGTACCGGCCGCGGCGATCCTCGCACCCGCGATCCTCGCCGAGGTCGATTTCGTCTCCATCGGCACCAACGACCTCACGCAGTACACGATGGCCGCCGATCGGATGTCGGCCGAACTCGCGACGCTGACCGATCCGTGGCAGCCCGCGGTCCTGGCGCTGATCGCGACGGTCGCGCGGGCCGGACGCGATCTCGACAAGCCGGTCGGCGTCTGCGGCGAGGCGGCGGCCGATCCGCTGCTCGCGTGCGTCCTGATCGGACTCGGCGTCACCTCGTTGTCGGCGGCTCCGGCAGCCGCGGCCGCGGTGGGCGCGCGCCTGGGTCTCGTCAGTACCGAGCAGTGCCGCGTCGCAGCGGAGGCCGCGCTCGCCACGGCCGATCCCGCCGCAGCGCGAGCCGCGGCCGCGGCGGCGCTCGCCGGCTGAGTCACCGGCGCACGGGCGAGCGAGCAACGGTTCGGCGGCCGGGAGTCCCGGCCGCCGACAGTGCTCGTCGCGGGGTGATCAGAGCGGGGTGATCAGATGCGACGCATCACCGTGACGACCTTGCCGAGCACGGCCGCGTCGTCCCCGGGTATGGGTTCGAACAGCTCGTTGTGCGGCATCAGCCAGACGTGACCGTCTTTGCGCTTGAACGTCTTCACCGTCGCCTCCCCGTCGATCATCGCCGCGACGATGTCGCCGTTGTCGGCGACGTTCTGCTGCCGGACGACAACCCAGTCGCCGTCGCAGATGGCGGCGTCGATCATCGATTCACCGACCACCCGAAGCAGGAACAGCGAGCCCTCGCCCACCAATTCGCGTGGCAGCGGGAACACATCCTCGACGGCCTCCTCGGCCAGGATCGGGCCGCCGGCCGCGATCCGACCGAGCACCGGGACGAAGGTCGGTGTCGGCAGCTGTGGGTCGTCGGCCTGAGCCGAGGTCCCGCCGGGTGGGTTGTGGTCGCCGTCCTGGATGTTCACCGCACGCGGACGGTTGTGATCGCGCTTCAACAGGCCCTTTCGCTCCAACGTGCGGAGCTGATGTGCGACCGATGAGGTGGACGTCAGGCCGACGGCATCGCCGATCTCCCGGATGCTCGGCGGGTAGCCGCGCTCACGCACCGATTGACGGATGAACTCGAGGACACCGCGCTGACGGGGGGTCAGGGTCGACTCCGCCACCTGTGGATCGACGACGACCGGGGCATCCGCGACCGGGTCCGACGTCGGGCCCGTCACACCATCGGGCTGGCTGTCATCGATCCCGCGGGGCGCTGGACGCCGCCCGCCGGCCTTGTCGCTCATCGGTGAGTCCTCTCTGTCGGTGTCTGCGCGTCGGCTGGTGGCTGTCGCGCTGTCTGGGGAGCCTCGCTCGCAAAGTGGCTGGTCGATGCGTTCCTGTAG
This sequence is a window from Gordonia insulae. Protein-coding genes within it:
- the lexA gene encoding transcriptional repressor LexA — translated: MSDKAGGRRPAPRGIDDSQPDGVTGPTSDPVADAPVVVDPQVAESTLTPRQRGVLEFIRQSVRERGYPPSIREIGDAVGLTSTSSVAHQLRTLERKGLLKRDHNRPRAVNIQDGDHNPPGGTSAQADDPQLPTPTFVPVLGRIAAGGPILAEEAVEDVFPLPRELVGEGSLFLLRVVGESMIDAAICDGDWVVVRQQNVADNGDIVAAMIDGEATVKTFKRKDGHVWLMPHNELFEPIPGDDAAVLGKVVTVMRRI